In Oceanispirochaeta sp., the DNA window TCTCTTTCAGGCAAAATCAGAAAGGGGTCTCTGCAAGGTCATCTGCTTTTCTCCCCGCCATGACCTGACTATATCTCTGATGGAGATTCCCCAGATTACGGATGTGGTGAAAACCTGGCAGAAGGAGTATGAAGATCTGGGTAAACTGGAATATATCAACCACATACAGATCTTTGAAAACAGAGGTTCTGTCATGGGCTGCTCCAACCCCCATCCCCACGGTCAGATCTGGGCAGAAGAGCTCATCCCCGACATCCCCGCCAAAGAACAGATGAACCAGAAAGATTATATGATAGAGAAGGGCACAAGCCTTTTAACCGACTATGTCAGGTCGGAACTGGAAAAAAAGGAAAGGATCATCTTTGAAAATGACAGCTTTGTGGCCCTGGTTCCTTTCTGGGCGGTCTGGCCCTATGAAACGATGATCCTGCCCAAAAGACAGATGAGAAATATCTGTAAAATGAATGATAAGGAAACCAGGGATATGGCGGATGCCCTGAAGAGGATGGGAACACGTTTTGACAACCTCTTCCAGACGAGTTTTCCCTATTCCATGGGAATTCATCAGGCTCCCACAGACGGGGAAGATCATGATGAATGGCACTTTCATATTCACTACTACCCCCCCCTGCTCCGCTCCGCCACGGTCAAAAAATTCATGGTGGGCTATGAGATGCTGGGCATGCCCCAGAGAGATATCACCGCTGAGGGCAGTGCCGCGAGCCTCAGGGATTGCTCTGAAGAGCACTATACACTGACACTGGGAGCC includes these proteins:
- a CDS encoding UDP-glucose--hexose-1-phosphate uridylyltransferase; the protein is MADQIDLKEQPHRRYNPLTNEWIKVSPHRTKRPWNGQVEKAMLDKKPAFDPGCYLCPGNERAGGHTNPDYTETFVFENDFAALLKETPPGELKDGLFQAKSERGLCKVICFSPRHDLTISLMEIPQITDVVKTWQKEYEDLGKLEYINHIQIFENRGSVMGCSNPHPHGQIWAEELIPDIPAKEQMNQKDYMIEKGTSLLTDYVRSELEKKERIIFENDSFVALVPFWAVWPYETMILPKRQMRNICKMNDKETRDMADALKRMGTRFDNLFQTSFPYSMGIHQAPTDGEDHDEWHFHIHYYPPLLRSATVKKFMVGYEMLGMPQRDITAEGSAASLRDCSEEHYTLTLGA